tgttaacCTTCAAAatggaacgtgaaaattcatagtaaacagttgttttaagaaaactgacgtaaCATGTCATCGGTGTGCTTCGGTCtaagaaattgtataaaacgCTGGGAGTCGCGAGTCGGACCGTGACCGTGTGCTCAAATATACGTCTATTGAAGATACCAACCTTTGTAGGCGTATTTTAGAACACCTAATCTGTACAAAGCTTCAAAAATTCTTAGGCAAGCATTCCTTAAGTATCGACTTCTTATAGTTGATTTCGCCGATTCCTATGCAGGTTCTAGGGACACCACTATTGGCAGTATAAAAGGCATTTGGGGAACTATTTACGACAATACGAATCCATCCAATTTTCATTCGTTTTCAAAATGATCGCGATCAACGCGAGTTTAGATCAAGATAGAGGtgttaattgatttaaaattaaaataataatttgtttttttattaaatatctaaaGGTTAGTAAATTGATAAGCGTAATTCAGTAGTCGTTTGTGCAATAGTTAAAGATATtatcagtaaaaaataaattcactccAAAAATATCGGGTACTCTTATGACTAAGTACATTTCTCTTTTTCAAAGTTGGGAACGCTTCCATCGTCGCACCTGAgaaagaagataaaaaaataattaatcacaGACTCTATGAAACAACGAAAAATAATAGTGATATTGAGCCAGCGGAAAAAGTTTCTCTTTCAAACTTcgaaagttatatttttgatacaaaACTACATGTCAAAGGGAAAGCGTTCGTTCTGAATACCAAAGACTATCCGTCAAtcaagtgaaaaataaaaagctgtgaaaatatGCTCTATACCGACGGTAAAATGAAACAGAACGAAAAAAAAGGATATAGAGCATTTAAATGGCCATTGTTTCaacttatttgtatttttttctgatacAAGAAATGTTTTTCAACCTAGGAAATAGCTTCTATATAAGTTCTGAATTCAAATCACGTCAAAAAAGTGCCAGCATTAAAAAAGGCATGACACAAGAAAGGTCGTACAAAATTTACATAACGtcaaaacattttaacatttaacCTTGTTATCAGACGCAAACAAATTGAGGGTTTAGTAGCTTAACTGCATTGTTAGTAGGAGAAAATGACCGATAAGATTTACGAGTTCCTAAAGAAaaggttttatgaaaaaatataagggatcgaaaaaatctttgaataaaaacataaaaggtTGCTCACCCGTGACACCAACTGTTAGAATTGACTTTGCGTCGGCGTCCCGTCAAATGACTCCTCATTGATGAGCCTCAGCTTCACCGACTCCCGCCTAAGGTTATAGCTCGTGGAAATATGACAATGTTTCACATCAACATTCAATAAATCTTCATTCAATTCCACTCCGCTTTTCTCAACATCGGCGGCCGCGCTAGGCTTCCTTTTGTGTCGGAAAGACGTCGCCCGCTGGGAACTAGAGCCCAAGTAACTATCAGTCGTCGTATTGCCATTAAAAGTCTTCTCAGAAGGACCAACTCCCAACTGATCTAATGGAATGTTACCCCTCAAGTTTGCAGACGAATCGATACAGGGAATCAATTGCTTAAACTCCTTCCGGAAATTTTCATTCATCCATGCATAAATGAACGGGTTGTAGCACGTAGAAGACATCGCAATAACATGCCCCATAAAGAACACCAAATAGTAGTATTTCAAGTGAATGGCGTACATGTAGTAGTCATTGCAAAGGTTTATCACATTCAAAGGTAACCACGACAATCCAAATATAGTGACCATAGCTATCAACATTTGATTCGTCCGTCGTTTTCTATTTTTGTCTAGCTCCTCTTTGCGAGAATTTTTGCTGGCGGCCTTCGCTTTGGCTCTGTCATTCAATTTGAAACTGACGCACGTGTAACAGAAAGCAATCACAATAAAAGGCAGCACGAATTGCAACACTGACGTCACTGAGCCGAACACTCGCCGCAACCGCTCCGACGGCCACGTCTCTTCACAAAATCTGCCTATATCTAGGTCATAGTACGTCATAAAAATAGCATACGGCATTGTCACGGTCACCGCAAATGTCCAAATCATGACGATGACTATGAGACAAGTCTCGATCTTCATTCGTGGCCTGAACGGGtaaattatcacaaaaaatCGATCAATTGCTATAGACATAAGCGTCAACGTGGATATGTATACGCTGCATCCCTGTGCGAAAGGCATTATGTGACATAAGAGGGAGCCCCAACTCCACGCGCCGCGGAACGTGTATAGCGGGGTGAAGGGGACGGCAAACACGCAAAGTAAGATGTCAGACAGAGCTAAATTGCTGATGAAGAGGTTGGTGACGGTTTGCATGGCTTTGTTCCTGATGACCACGAAGCATACGAGGATGTTGCCGAGCAGTCCGAGCACGAAGATGATGGTGTAAATGACGCAGAAAGTGGATTGAATCCATTTGTTGTCGATGATGTTCTCATAGCCGCTGTGCATGGGAGGCAGACCGTCTGGCGTCGAGTTGTGAGATTTCTCCTTAATGTATAGTTCCGTGTAATTTACAGCGGTTCCGTTCATTGTACCGTTTCCTCTCCGTAAAGTGCGGGTACCAATTTATTCTGGCTTTAAAAACGTCGAGTTTATAGCATTGACGGTCTGAATGGTATCTGTGACGAAACCTGCAACAAAATAAAAGCGTTGTTTAACATCTTTGTCTGAGTAAGTAAGTCGGGAACTCTCGACAATTATAGTTTTTCCGATAATGGCCtgaaaacatttgtttgtttctttttaatggCGCCTCGCTAAACGTCTGTTGTTTTACAAGGCTTTTAAGATGTCTATTCTGaacataatttggtaattatCTTGTCAGTCCGTTGAtacttttcgttttattttggtAACGAAAATGTGTTGTTTCTAATCGTTAATTCTTGGGTTTTTGTCGTATTATTATTGTTCTATGTATAGAGATACATATGTATCTGTGTGAAAAATACATTCACAAAAACAGTAAGttctattttaattgataattgaCTGTATTCACTGGAAGGAACGAATCACCTTATTCAAAGCCGATTTCCCTAATATGAAACCTTACTTTCCAAAATTTGATGAATTTCCGGATAAGCCATTGCTTCGACATAAATGGAAACAACTCGGATAGAATAATGCTCTAACTTGTACCTTCACTAACTTTAATGTTGAAGTCATTTCTTCATTTTGGATATaacaaatcaaaagaaaagtaaaaaatataagttataagaaaagtaaaaatgtaaatttaatGATTTTCAGTAACGTcgttttttttgtcaataacaCTTTcagattatgtaaataaataacgtatTTCGTATTACTACACATTCCAATATTTTGAGTAGATCCAACAAATAACAACAGTTAATTGCCAGCCATTAGTCGTTAAAAAAATCACTCATGTCACTCATTTTCTTACTATGTTTCCTAACATATAACTCACTTTATCAATAGCAAGTCACATTGTACTTTCGTCACTAAGATTCGTCCTAAATGGCGAGCAATTGTTAACGCCCACTCACGATCAAATGGAGTGTTATAAGGCGTTACAATCTATGAAGGTCAAGGTCAGATCATTTTCTTTGGCACGAGTAATTCTTGTAGATTTTCACTTGACAGTTTTTGTCTGTATCAGTAAGTTGACAAATATTGGCGCCTTTGGACTACTATTGGTGTccatcagaatggctgtcactagaggtatatgtatttcgagggaATATACATATGAGGAGTGACAGCGATGTCGACGTACAATACTGTCGTAGTAAATAGAAGAAAGTGAAATCTGCATATTAAATAGTCGACTATTCGAAAATAGGTAGCAAAAAATCCACGAAAATCAATGGAAAGTTCCCagcgtaaaaaaaatattccagtaaCCCAAATACAGTTTAAATACTGCAAAACCCACAACTTAAGACAAAACACTGCATTTAAAACCGCGttttctttgtatatttattagtaCAATAAACAAGAATACGAGATAATCCTCCCAGTATATTTTACAACTGCAGCAACCGGCTAATCCGGGTTACAAATTGGCTGGTTGCCAGTAACCCCGGGCGGTGACAATGATAGGGGTTACGTAGCAACCCGAGGGAACTTCTGTCTCGAATAAGGAAGGGTAGGTAATGGGTAATTGTTGCGTTTGCTTTTGGATTAGTTttgattcttttgttttttagtggGTGAGAAAAGGGTGTTGATGTTATGGTCTAGAATACGCGTTTGAAATCGGTGAATGTAGTGTAACTATGTTACGAcatgaaatgaaaaatgtattaaacTGCTGAATAGCTCCGACGATACGATGTATTCGCCCAACCTTAATGAAACAATTATTGTATTTCTCCAATTAATTAAGGCATTTTTTACACAAgcaaaccataaaaatattgttacaatttTCCGCTCTTGACCTTATTTATGATGTTTCGAGTATTCCCAAACAACCgatgttaaaactatttaaagtaaacaaaagttAAACCAACTTGGATTACAAACCAGACTATTGGAGCAACaaacaagaataattttaataaagaagaaaatttcAAGGCCAAATaaactgaataatttaaaaacaatagacgCCACGTGTTTGATCAGCAAGATATTTTCAATTTGGACGGctaaggagatggccaaaaaaacacccagaatcgacaggaacttcatatgtatgattggattcagtataatttgtggattttaaaaagtatttcaaatcatctaaaaaccatggggttctctttttataacgttttttcgatcaagaatttagttcacaaaaaagtttacttttactatttgatgttcgttagaagttgaatgcagactcgtgattggaccgttttgcattgctaagtcatttgttatatttgacaatgtcacatggcgcgattttcaaagacaatttctccaaaaacatttcatagccagttgtgaaggttgcatgtaactgcgaaacctctccaagtaggtaaggtcggtgcttaatcgtatctggagtggttaaatacaaaaccttttaatctccaggcaaactctgtaactatggggatattaccattggcttctataatgttagtgtaccttgttttttatgtgccttgatgtcaataatcttataaatcaacataaattcaacagaacttatttttgtgaaaatatgatatagctcctataccccatggatttcaggctggattttttggcaacatcaaaggtcaataataatgaacccattggtacctatttcgttgctgtcgattctgggttttttttctatgaaaatttggccatctcctttccTGAATGTttcaataacaaacatttattcTATAAGCTAATTAACTTCACGTATTGGGATAAGTATggactatttattcaaatagctCCAGTAGATGATGAGATgagcgcattcaagcaaacaaacactcttcagctttattattatGCAGGTGTATCCTAAAAATTCAGTATTCGTTTCTGTACCACACGGCTTCTACTGAAATTAAGGTAGCATTTAGAGGATTCGTACTTAGGTTGAATCTTCCGTAATATGTACCATATTGCTAATTTTCTTCCTTACCATCgactataaataaatgcaaaccTTCTTCTTCTAGAAAATGGAAAACTCGAACATAAATTCACCTCACTAGGGAATCTCTAAACTTTACAACTCATGCAGTCAAAAGGCATTCAAATTATCTACTTAAAGACCCGGAATGGTTGTCCGCAAATAATTCGAGTTCCGAATTTAAAACCAATTGAAAACCTCTGTGGAGCACTCAAAAGATCTAGGTAACTCAAACAATATTACTATGCAGTCCACGTTGTGATCCGAACGCTGATTCGAACGGAGCTTTGTgcgaattataaatattttatttgaatgtagaataatattttatcattgtttgaTTTAAGATCGTTTTGAGTATTATCTCTTCCTCCTTTTTCATTGGGTTTGCTTTTTAAGCCAAcgttaaattaacaaaatattttttttatgccgTATAGAGACAAATATCTTGTCTTCCAACAAAaggttaaactaactgaaaacTTCCTACTAGGCCGTATCAGGAATATTCTATTTTCCTCCTTTTTTCATTTTgctttatctatacatataataaatctgtaaaaaaactgtgtctgtacattgaatatattaaaaaaataataattgggtggggtttagaatcagtaatggagcacaaatccaaaaaaaaaaatctgtctgtttgtctgtatgtctgtatgtctgtatgtctgtttgtttgtacacgctaatcttcggaactactggacggatttcaatgattttttctttgttgtatcagtattaagcctggtcaacatataggctataatttatcttcgaaacttgaagacctggtgcagaactccaacagaccaataaaactataagagatacaaatatggtgccttggcaaaaattgtttcatttgatgagcattttcagctgagataataaattttaagatctggaacacctgatgtggaaccccaagagcccagcttctctgtaccatatacagttatgacgttttagcaaaagttgttcaatttgataagcactttctattgacttatacaaattgaagatctaaaacacctgatgtggaactccaggggcccagctagactataacatatagaggtatgacgttttagcaaaagttgttcaatctgataagcattctctgttgacttataaaaattgaagatgtaaaatacctgatgtggaactccaggagccctgctagactatatgaagcatatgaagatatgacgttttagcaaacgtggggccgaagccaacacgctgaagcccttttgagacaactttaatgaaatggtgacacaaaaccgacgattatccctttatacactatagaaatgaacccaaggacaatccccggtggacgtcgttaaaaaaaagacaatccccggttctgtgctaaactattgctaactatggacgaaaactacttgggctattgtgatgggatgttagtggatgacaatgtattaggtacatgtaaaaacggcagatggagactcgccacctcacttactgggcccccgggaaccagtcactgaatagcaacaagaggggaacagggacatgagcggctgaagggtgaggatacctcggcggactttaaacgcagattacgcgctccctgtgcttaccgtgaggcacctaccctccgagcagggctactaatcctgctctagcgactccactctggacggccaagccaagccagaggcgtgagacctacccccgtcatagttcactccgaccggccggagatgggggacagtatacactccctggagaactcagtatatatagccctgcggggtcgctactccccgtcatcagcctcagatgtcctgcggtgcctatatctcattattattgtcgttattatctcaagagcctttgtccgaattatgttagggtcgacatccagtcacgatgcaactgagtaccagtgttttacaaggagcgactgcttatctgacctccacaacccggttacccgctcaacccaacaccccttggtaagacttactggcttctgactacccataacgactgccaagaatgttcaatgacagtcggaacccacagtttaacatcccctccaaataacggtcattggtatccaaaatatacgtagaaagtacatacgaacttagaaaagttgcattggcaggcacttgccagacctggaatcaaagacgcacgctcatacttgagagattggttctctacccaccaaaccaccacgaattccactaagtcaccacgactttgtcatctatttaatgtttttttatgtaataatacatgtaatatttttgcctcacacaacttaaatgcggacttattagaatcactacttttatccctatggtcacgtctattgcgactattcagatctttgatttgctgaccccgtagtcgctggcataagggacaggatccgcgtacgaagtcgcgggcagaagctagtaaatgaATAAAGCCAACAAGTTCTTGTAAtaaattaaggaaaaataaCTGTAGTAGGAATACTGCAGTTTAACGTTTTTTAAACtacaaatcaaaataaagaGTCCTACATTGTATATCTAAACGTGAACTAAAAAGCAGAGCTCGTAAACTTAACAAAAGCTTTAATTGGACCACAGACGTTCACCATTGTATGTTCACCGAGTTTACACGTGCTACTTGTCATTCACACAATCCGTTATACGCAGTAACACTCATTTGTTCACTCCCCTTGTTTTCGCACTGTATGACGCGTTCCGTGTCAACATGGAcgcaaattgtatttttttataggtactgcattttttgttttatagaaactagatattaaggaaaatatgtatatgacgattattcgttttatttctCGATCAAACGAAACTTGAGTATTTTTAGTGAAAATAGGTACCCACAAATCGGAAAACTTCTACTTTTTGAGTGcctttaaaaatcaaaagaaagCGATGTGGTCTTCTACAATACTATGTGAGAAACCACCACGAAAGGCAACCGGTCTTTGTTGTAGATTAAATAAAACGCTTTTACCATGCAAGTAAATTATGCCAATAGAtaactattacatttttctttCCACTTAGTATAGGTATTTTCTCTACCATTCCTATTATCCTACTTATCAACCGACCAAAGAAAAATTTTAAGGGGCCATTGCCCACATTCATTGCCAACATTCCAAGTTACGTGCAAAACAGTTTTACAACCCTTTCAATAACGACCTCGGTCCATATCAAGCGTTCAAACGGATCTCAAAACTAAAGTTTATTGGGCcataaattcaaaatggcggcgtAGGTGACATAACTGTTAGAAGAGCATCACGTAATGGCGGCTACACGTATAAGGTGCAGTTTTACGTGCATTTATTTGAGACTGCTGATGTGTATTTTGTACTTGATATTTAGCTCGGTTTTGTCCACCTCctggttacaaaaaaataatctcaatTGGTTCAGCCGTCTTAACGAATGAAAGTACTAAACTCTTGGTACTCTATCagcatttaaattaagaatgtaGAACCACAAAGTATTCGTTTAAATTTCATCGGATTGAAATTTCGTGTAAGACAAAACCAAGATTAAACTAAAACAAGATTCCCCATAATCCTGACAACTCGCCTCAAAGCTCTTTTAAAACTCCATTTAAATTAGGAACAGAACTTTCCAGAACAAAATCACAGATTTCTTAGCCAAAGCCGTGAAGAGGACTTCATTTACAGACAAACAAGTCATAGAGAACAGAGTCTTCAAGTAATTGCTGCTTAAATACTTCCTGAGTTTCTGACTGATTTCCAAGTAC
Above is a window of Helicoverpa armigera isolate CAAS_96S chromosome 11, ASM3070526v1, whole genome shotgun sequence DNA encoding:
- the LOC110372006 gene encoding prolactin-releasing peptide receptor produces the protein MNGTAVNYTELYIKEKSHNSTPDGLPPMHSGYENIIDNKWIQSTFCVIYTIIFVLGLLGNILVCFVVIRNKAMQTVTNLFISNLALSDILLCVFAVPFTPLYTFRGAWSWGSLLCHIMPFAQGCSVYISTLTLMSIAIDRFFVIIYPFRPRMKIETCLIVIVMIWTFAVTVTMPYAIFMTYYDLDIGRFCEETWPSERLRRVFGSVTSVLQFVLPFIVIAFCYTCVSFKLNDRAKAKAASKNSRKEELDKNRKRRTNQMLIAMVTIFGLSWLPLNVINLCNDYYMYAIHLKYYYLVFFMGHVIAMSSTCYNPFIYAWMNENFRKEFKQLIPCIDSSANLRGNIPLDQLGVGPSEKTFNGNTTTDSYLGSSSQRATSFRHKRKPSAAADVEKSGVELNEDLLNVDVKHCHISTSYNLRRESVKLRLINEESFDGTPTQSQF